One Myxococcus stipitatus genomic window, TGGTGAGCTGGAAGGTGTGCGCGCCCAACCGCCCCATGTCGCGGTTCACCTTGGTGCGCAGCCCCTCGATGAGCCCCATCATGGTGATGACGGTGGCCACGCCGATGACGATGCCCAGCAGCGTCAGCAGCGAGCGCAGCGGATTGCCCAGGAAGGTCCCGAGCGCCAACCGCAGGTTGTCCAGGAAGGCTCGCATCGACTCACTCGTACCGGAGGGCTTCCACCGGGTCCAGGTTGGCCGCGCGCGCCGCCGGCCAGATGCCGAACAACAGCCCCACCAGCGCCGCGAAGAAGACGCCGCCCAGCACGGTGGACAGCTGCACGTCCGCCGCCAGGGGCGTGATGAGCGACACCACCTTCGCCGTGCCCAGGCCCACCGTCGTCCCCAGCAGGCCGCCCACCGCCGACACGCTGGCGGCCTCCATCAGGAACTGGAAGACGATGGTGCGTTTTCGCGCGCCCAGCGCCCGGCGCACGCCGATCTCCCGCGTCCGCTCGCGCACCGACACCAGCATGATGTTCATGATGCCGATGCCACCCACCAGCAGGGTGATGAGCCCCACGCCCACCGCGACGCCGTAGAGCGCGCCGGTCAGCTGCGCGTACGTCTGGGCCATGGCCTCCGGCTTGTTGATGTTGAAGTCGTCCGGCTCCCCGGGAGGCGTGCCGCGGATGCGCCGAAGGATGCCGATGAGCTGGTCCTCCGCCGCGCGCACCTGCCCCGCGTCCGCCACGGCCATGGCGATCTCGAACGAGCGCCACCGGCCGAAGCTGCGCAGGAACGTCTTGAAGGGGATGAGCACGAGCAGGTCCATGCTCTCGTTGACCACCTTCCCCTTGCGGCTGAGGGTGCCCACCACCTGGAAGGTGCGGTTGTCCACCCGGATGCTGCGGCCCACCGGGCTGACGCCGGGGAACAGCCGGTCCGCCACGTCCGCGCCCAGCACGGCCACCGGCCGCGACACCTCCTCGTCCGACTCCGTGAGGAAGCGCCCCGCGGTGATGTCGAAGCCGGAGATGCTCAGGTACTCGTGGTTGACGCCCTGGATGCGCACCGTCGACACCTGGTCGCCGCCGTAGGACACGTCCGACAGGCGCGACACGGACGGGGACATGGCGGTGATGAACGGCGCCAGGTTGCGCAGCCTCGCGACCTGGTCGAGCGTGAAGTTCTTCCGGTTGCGGTACTTCCACCAGTCGCCCTTGATCATCCAGGGGAACTTCGACACGTA contains:
- a CDS encoding ABC transporter permease produces the protein MKGGSGFRVDVLEGARIALFSLRANRLRTVLTTMGIGIGVATLLAIVGIIQGLNTSFHRQLASFGANTLYVSKFPWMIKGDWWKYRNRKNFTLDQVARLRNLAPFITAMSPSVSRLSDVSYGGDQVSTVRIQGVNHEYLSISGFDITAGRFLTESDEEVSRPVAVLGADVADRLFPGVSPVGRSIRVDNRTFQVVGTLSRKGKVVNESMDLLVLIPFKTFLRSFGRWRSFEIAMAVADAGQVRAAEDQLIGILRRIRGTPPGEPDDFNINKPEAMAQTYAQLTGALYGVAVGVGLITLLVGGIGIMNIMLVSVRERTREIGVRRALGARKRTIVFQFLMEAASVSAVGGLLGTTVGLGTAKVVSLITPLAADVQLSTVLGGVFFAALVGLLFGIWPAARAANLDPVEALRYE